The following proteins come from a genomic window of Diorhabda sublineata isolate icDioSubl1.1 chromosome 7, icDioSubl1.1, whole genome shotgun sequence:
- the LOC130446965 gene encoding ATP-dependent RNA helicase me31b-like yields MTDTLKSNNHVMGLPNAVDYDNKLDDLGWKSKLKIPPKDRRIQTSDVTDTRGNEFEEFCLKREMLMGIFEKGWEKPSPIQEASIPIALSGKDVLARAKNGTGKTGAYCIPVLEQIDPKKDCIQALIIVPTRELALQTSQICIELAKYLEVRVMVTTGGTNLRDDIMRIYQKVQVIIATPGRILDLMEKGVAVMDQCKILVLDEADKLLSQDFKGMLDTVIKNLPQERQILLFSATFPLTVEQFMRKHLRDPYEINLMEELTLKGVTQYYAFVQERQKVHCLNTLFSKLQINQSIIFCNSTQRVELLAKKITELGYSCYYIHAKMAQAHRNRVFHDFRNGLCRNLVCSDLFTRGIDVQAVNVVINFDFPKMAETYLHRIGRSGRFGHLGIAINLITYDDRYSLHRIEQELGTEIKPIPKVIDPKLYVPKVDDEEIENTK; encoded by the exons ATGACCGATACtttgaaatcaaataatcaCGTCATGGGACTACCCAACGCagt AGATTATGACAATAAACTGGATGACTTGGGATGGAAATCGAAGCTgaaaattccaccaaaagaCAGAAGAATACAGACTAGC GATGTTACTGACACAAGGGGTAACGAATTCGAAGAATTCTGTTTGAAAAGAGAAATGCTTatgggaatttttgaaaagggtTGGGAAAAACCGTCTCCCATACAGGAAGCTTCAATCCCGATAGCATTATCTGGAAAAGATGTACTCGCCAGAGCAAAAAATGGAACAG GTAAGACTGGTGCATACTGTATCCCTGTGCTGGAACAAATTGATCCGAAAAAAGACTGCATTCAGGCGCTTATTATAGTGCCCACAAGGGAATTAGCTCTACAGACTTCACAAATATGCATCGAACTGGCCAAATACTTAGAA gtTCGTGTTATGGTGACAACAGGAGGTACAAATTTGAGAGATGATATAATGCGCATATACCAAAAAGTCCAAGTTATAATAGCTACCCCGGGTCGTATATTAGATCTGATGGAAAAAGGAGTTGCAGTAATGGATCAATGTAAGATTCTCGTACTAGATGAAGCCGACAAATTGCTTTCTCAGGATTTTAAG ggCATGCTTGATACTGTGATTAAAAACTTACCTCAAGAAAGGCAAATATTGTTGTTCTCAGCAACATTTCCATTGACTGTTGAACAGTTCATGAGAAAACATTTACGTGATCCGTACGAAATTAATCTAATGGAAGAACTCACTTTGAAAGGAGTTACGCAGTATTATGCATTTGTCCAAGAAAGGCAGAAAGTACATTGTTTAAATACTCTATTTTCAAAG ttacaaataaatcaaagtattattttctgtaattcGACCCAAAGGGTTGAATTATTGGCTAAGAAAATCACAGAACTGGGTTACTCTTGTTACTATATTCACGCAAAAATGGCGCAAGCCCACAGAAACAGAGTATTCCACGATTTTAGGAATGGTTTGTGTCGAAATCTAGTCTGCTCAGATCTATTTACCAGAG GTATTGATGTACAAGCAGTAAACGTTGTGATCAATTTTGATTTTCCGAAGATGGCAGAAACATACCTACATCGCATAGGAAGATCAGGTAGATTTGGTCATTTGGGTATAGCAATCAACTTAATCACCTATGATGACAGATACTCACTACATCGTATCGAACAGGAACTCGGTACAGAAATCAAGCCGATACCGAAAGTCATCGATCCGAAATTGTATGTTCCCAAAgtagatgatgaagaaattgaaaataccaAGTAA